Proteins encoded by one window of Dioscorea cayenensis subsp. rotundata cultivar TDr96_F1 chromosome 6, TDr96_F1_v2_PseudoChromosome.rev07_lg8_w22 25.fasta, whole genome shotgun sequence:
- the LOC120263672 gene encoding 30S ribosomal protein 3, chloroplastic-like isoform X2, whose translation MLPISPTFSSPSTSKLLSLPQKPFLSFNARFKRPRFVCRPCAAPEALEIEEEDQLEEKEVRVAVKTMEKPRLVLKFVWMEKNIGLALDQVIPGYGTVPLSPYYFWPRKDAWEELKSLLESKAWISQKRMIILLNQATDIINLWQQSGGAL comes from the exons ATGCTCCCAATTTCACCCACCTTCTCCTCTCCATCTACTTCCAAACTCCTCTCTCTCCCCCAAAAACCCTTCCTTTCATTCAATGCACGCTTCAAACGACCCCGATTTGTCTGCCGCCCTTGCGCTGCCCCTGAAGCTCTGGAAATCGAGGAAGAGGATCAATTGGAAGAGAAGGAG GTTCGTGTGGCGGTGAAGACGATGGAGAAGCCGCGGCTGGTTTTGAAGTTCGTGTGGATGGAGAAGAACATAGGGTTAGCCCTTGACCAGGTGATACCTGGATATGGGACGGTACCTCTCAGTCCTTACTACTTTTGGCCTAGAAAGGATGCTTGGGAGGAGCTCAAGTCGTTGCTGGAGAGCAAGGCTTGGATATCTCAGAAGAGGATGATCATTCTTCTCAATCAGGCCACGGATATCATCAATCTCTGGCAACAGAGTGGCGGTGCGCTGTAA
- the LOC120263506 gene encoding probable auxin efflux carrier component 1c, with protein MITWVDFYHVMTAMVPLYVAMILAYGSVKWWKIFSPDQCSGINRFVALFAVPLLSFHFISTNNIYTMNLKFILADTLQKLIVLAMLTIWARLSRRGSLEWTITLFSLSTLPNTLVMGIPLLKGMYGEYSGSLMVQIVVLQCIIWYTLMLFMFEYRGARLLISEQFPDTAGSIASIAVDSDVMSLDGRNNELETEAEIKEDGKLHVTVRRSSASRSDIYSRRSHGFSTTTPRPSNLTNAEIYSLQSSRNPTPRGSSFNHTDFYSMVGRSSNFGAADAYGIVAASRGPTTPRPSNYEDDNQQQHHASKTRFHYPAPNPSVFSAGGGAAAPKNAAVAAKKAANGQAHLLKPDDGGNKDLHMFVWSSSASPVSDVFGNNPDFGLAPPPPPDPSAKEVRLAVSPGKVDGRKENRDEYMEREEFSFGNRGMMVERDAGELDTANEKAQESNMKNGAGAKATTMPPTSVMTRLILIMVWRKLIRNPNTYSSLIGLIWSLVCFRWNFEMPAIIVKSISILSDAGLGMAMFSLGLFMALQPRIIACGNSVASFAMAVRFLTGPAVMAASSIAVGLRGDLLHIAIVQAALPQGIVPFVFAKEYNVHPDILSTAVIFGMLIALPITLVYYILLGL; from the exons ATGATAACATGGGTAGATTTCTACCACGTTATGACGGCCATGGTGCCGTTATACGTGGCTATGATCTTAGCCTATGGTTCAGTCAAATGGTGGAAAATCTTCTCACCGGACCAGTGCTCCGGCATAAACCGTTTTGTTGCTCTCTTCGCCGTTCCACTTCTTTCCTTCCACTTCATCTCCACCAACAACATTTACACAATGAACCTCAAGTTCATCCTTGCTGACACTCTCCAAAAACTCATTGTTCTTGCCATGCTAACCATTTGGGCAAGGTTGAGTCGAAGAGGGAGTTTAGAATGGACCATCACTCTCTTCTCACTTTCAACTCTTCCAAACACTCTTGTCATGGGCATTCCTTTGCTTAAAGGAATGTATGGTGAGTATTCTGGCAGTCTAATGGTTCAAATTGTGGTGCTCCAGTGTATCATTTGGTACACTCTAATGCTATTCATGTTTGAGTACCGTGGTGCTCGGTTGCTTATCTCGGAGCAGTTCCCGGACACCGCCGGATCCATTGCGTCCATCGCCGTAGACTCCGACGTCATGTCGTTGGATGGACGGAACAACGAGTTGGAGACTGAGGCTGAGATTAAAGAAGATGGTAAGCTTCACGTCACTGTGCGGCGCTCTAGTGCTTCACGGTCAGACATCTACTCGCGCCGCTCGCATGGTTTCTCGACCACTACTCCTCGGCCATCAAACCTCACTAACGCCGAAATCTATTCGCTTCAGTCGTCGCGCAATCCGACACCGCGTGGTTCTAGTTTTAACCACACTGATTTCTACTCCATGGTTGGCCGGAGCTCTAACTTCGGCGCCGCTGATGCTTATGGCATCGTTGCTGCTTCCCGTGGACCGACCACACCGAGACCTTCCAACTATGAAGATGACAATCAGCAACAACACCATGCGAGTAAGACTAGATTTCATTACCCGGCGCCTAACCCATCTGTTTTCTCTGCCGGTGGTGGCGCCGCCGCGCCGAAGaatgctgctgttgctgctaaGAAAGCTGCAAATGGACAAGCTCATTTGCTTAAGCCTGATGATGGTGGTAATAAAGATCTTCATATGTTTGTATGGAGCTCTAGTGCTTCTCCAGTCTCCGACGTGTTCGGAAACAACCCTGACTTTGGTTtggctcctcctcctcctcctgatCCTTCAGCTAAAGAAGTCCGTCTTGCTGTTTCTCCAGGCAAAG TTGATGGGAGGAAGGAGAACAGAGATGAGTACATGGAAAGAGAGGAGTTTAGTTTTGGAAACAGAGGGATGATGGTGGAAAGAGATGCTGGTGAACTTGATACTGCTAATGAGAAAGCTCAAGAGAGTAACATGAAGAATGGAGCTGGTGCTAAAGCTACAACAATGCCACCAACGAGTGTGATGACACGGCTCATTCTTATCATGGTTTGGAGAAAACTCATCCGCAATCCCAACACTTATTCCAGCCTTATTGGCCTCATTTGGTCTCTAGTTTGTTTCAG ATGGAACTTTGAAATGCCGGCTATAATTGTGAAGTCAATCTCAATACTGTCAGATGCTGGTTTAGGAATGGCCATGTTCAGTCTTG GACTGTTCATGGCATTGCAACCAAGAATCATTGCATGTGGGAACTCAGTGGCATCGTTTGCTATGGCAGTGAGATTCCTCACCGGCCCTGCAGTCATGGCGGCTTCTTCCATTGCTGTTGGTCTCCGTGGTGATCTTCTTCACATTGCCATTGTACag gCTGCTCTGCCTCAAGGCATTGTGCCATTCGTCTTTGCTAAAGAGTACAACGTGCACCCAGACATTCTCAGCACTGC GGTGATATTTGGGATGCTGATAGCATTGCCAATAACACTGGTGTACTACATTTTACTGGGACTTTGA
- the LOC120263019 gene encoding transcription factor bHLH30-like, translating into MENQDADHHFHPFQQDQSQQQQQQQQQQIDEGFAHIVSTPSFIPPLPPPPPFILNPINPLDHHHHHHHHHHFLSSVLPPLPPPPPPPPQPYHPHHHHDLYTRRASAALHFAYDVGGLGSSSSDPLGFSTGFMRASAAAGVPVSPSSSSPFTNLHVEFSKMSAQEIMDAKALAASKSHSEAERRRRERINAHLAKLRSLLPSTTKTDKASLLAEVIQHVKELKRQTSEIAEESPLPTESDELTVDAANDEDGKFIVKASLCCDDRTDLLPDLIKALKALRLRTLKAEITTLGGRVKNVLLITGEDDSCNQINQLSITSIQDALKAVMERAAAEETSSAGIGAGGIKRQRTNSLSSILEHRSI; encoded by the exons aTGGAAAACCAAGATGCTGATCATCACTTTCATCCCTTTCAACAAGATCAatctcaacaacaacaacagcaacaacaacagcaaatTGATGAAGGCTTTGCTCATATTGTTTCTACTCCCTCTTTTATTCCTCCTCTCCCTCCACCTCCTCCTTTCATTCTCAACCCTATCAATCCacttgatcatcatcatcatcatcatcatcatcatcacttctTATCTTCTGTTCTCCCTCCTCtcccaccaccacctcctccaccTCCACAACCTTATCATCCTCATCACCACCATGATCTTTATACTCGGAGAGCTTCTGCTGCTCTTCACTTCGCTTATGACGTTGGAGGTCTTGGTTCATCCTCATCTGATCCTTTAGGCTTCTCTACTGGCTTCATGAGAGCTAGTGCTGCTGCAGGTGTCCCAGTCTCTCCtagttcttcttctccttttacCAACCTTCATGTAGAATTCAGCAAGATGAGTGCTCAAGAGATCATGGACGCCAAAGCTCTCGCTGCTTCCAAAAGCCACAGTGAAGCCGAACGCCGTCGCCGTGAACGTATCAACGCTCATCTTGCTAAACTCCGCAGCCTTCTCCCAAGTACTACCAAA ACGGACAAGGCTTCTCTATTGGCTGAAGTAATCCAGCATGTTAAAGAGCTGAAGAGGCAGACGTCGGAGATTGCCGAAGAAAGCCCGTTACCGACTGAGTCCGATGAACTCACCGTCGATGCAGCTAACGATGAAGATGGCAAATTCATCGTTAAAGCATCGCTTTGTTGCGATGATCGAACCGATCTTTTACCTGATCTGATCAAAGCTTTGAAGGCATTGCGTCTAAGAACACTTAAAGCTGAGATTACTACTCTTGGTGGGAGAGTTAAGAATGTCCTCTTGATCACTGGTGAAGATGATAGCTGCAATCAGATTAATCAGTTATCGATAACTTCGATACAAGATGCATTGAAGGCAGTAATGGAGAGAGCTGCAGCCGAAGAAACTTCGTCGGCCGGGATTGGTGCAGGAGGTATTAAACGGCAAAGGACCAACAGCTTATCCAGTATACTTGAACACAGGTCTATTTaa
- the LOC120263672 gene encoding 30S ribosomal protein 3, chloroplastic-like isoform X1, whose translation MLPISPTFSSPSTSKLLSLPQKPFLSFNARFKRPRFVCRPCAAPEALEIEEEDQLEEKEKVRVAVKTMEKPRLVLKFVWMEKNIGLALDQVIPGYGTVPLSPYYFWPRKDAWEELKSLLESKAWISQKRMIILLNQATDIINLWQQSGGAL comes from the exons ATGCTCCCAATTTCACCCACCTTCTCCTCTCCATCTACTTCCAAACTCCTCTCTCTCCCCCAAAAACCCTTCCTTTCATTCAATGCACGCTTCAAACGACCCCGATTTGTCTGCCGCCCTTGCGCTGCCCCTGAAGCTCTGGAAATCGAGGAAGAGGATCAATTGGAAGAGAAGGAG AAGGTTCGTGTGGCGGTGAAGACGATGGAGAAGCCGCGGCTGGTTTTGAAGTTCGTGTGGATGGAGAAGAACATAGGGTTAGCCCTTGACCAGGTGATACCTGGATATGGGACGGTACCTCTCAGTCCTTACTACTTTTGGCCTAGAAAGGATGCTTGGGAGGAGCTCAAGTCGTTGCTGGAGAGCAAGGCTTGGATATCTCAGAAGAGGATGATCATTCTTCTCAATCAGGCCACGGATATCATCAATCTCTGGCAACAGAGTGGCGGTGCGCTGTAA